The following proteins come from a genomic window of Candidatus Saccharibacteria bacterium oral taxon 488:
- a CDS encoding YbaB/EbfC family nucleoid-associated protein, giving the protein MAFDQVKMLQQLRKAQKQLGKEIIEVEAGDGAVVVQITGELKIKSIKINPKMVDLDNIEQLEHWIQIAIRDGLAKAQEVAAETMKPLMGGLGNLPF; this is encoded by the coding sequence ATGGCGTTTGACCAAGTCAAGATGTTGCAGCAACTGCGCAAGGCCCAAAAACAACTCGGCAAAGAAATCATTGAAGTAGAAGCCGGCGACGGTGCGGTGGTCGTCCAGATCACTGGTGAGCTGAAAATTAAGTCGATCAAGATTAATCCAAAAATGGTTGACCTCGATAATATCGAGCAGCTGGAGCACTGGATCCAAATCGCAATTCGCGACGGTCTAGCCAAAGCACAGGAAGTTGCTGCCGAGACGATGAAACCGCTGATGGGCGGGCTGGGCAACTTGCCGTTCTAA